GCCGCCAGCAAGCCACGCGCCAGACGTGGGCGACGATGCCACAGCCACAGGCTGACCAGCCCGAGCAGGATAATGCAGCCCGGTGGCAACATCAGCGCAGCAAGACTGTTTTTGATCAGGAATGCGGGGTTGGTCATGGCGAGATCGGGTTGGTGGTGCAAAGTGGGCAAAGCATGCCGTGAGGCAAGCCGCAAAGCAAACGGGCCGCATGATGCGACCCGTTCAGGCTTGTGGCAATGACCACGCCTGTTACCAGCTACTCGCCCAGATAAGCGTGCTGGATACTCTCGTTGGCCAGCAGATTCTGTGCGGTATCAGCCAGGGTGATCTTGCCCGATTCCATGACATAGCCACGATTGGCGGTTTGCAGCGCGAGCTTGGCGTTTTGCTCCACCAGCAGCATGGTTACCCCTTCGGCCGCGATCATGCGGATGATCTCGAAAATCTTCTGCACGATGATCGGTGCCAAACCCATCGAGGGCTCATCCAGCAACAGCAATTTGGGGCGGCTCATGATGGCGCGGCCCATCGCCACCATCTGTTGTTCGCCACCAGATAACGTTCCCGCCAGCTGTTTCTGCCGCTCTTTCAGGCGCGGAAATAGCCCGTAGACTTTCTCCAGATCAGTAGCGATCTCGGGTTTGTCGTTGCGGGTATAGGCTCCCATTTGCAGGTTTTCTTCGACCGTGAGCCGCGAGAAGATCCCGCGACCTTCCGGCACCATCGCCAGGCCATGTTTCACGTAGGCAAACGACGGCAGTTTGAGCGTCGGCTGGCCGTCATAAATAATCTGGCCACCCGCAGGCTTGAGCATGCCGACCAGGGTTTTGAGCGTGGTGGTTTTGCCAGCGCCGTTGGCACCAATCAGCGCCACCAGTTCGCCCTTGTTGATTTCCAGATCAATGCCTTTCACGGCCTGGATGCCGCCGTAGGCCACTTTCAGGTCTTTCACTTGCAACAGCGGGGTGGTCATTCCGGGGCTACTCCAAGATATGCTTCGACCACGCGCGGGTTGCTTTTGACTTCTGCCGGCACGCCTTCGGCGATCTTTTTGCCGTAATCGAGCACGGCAATACGATCACACAGCCCCATCATCAGTTTTACATCGTGTTCGATCAGCAGCACGGTAATGCCGTCGCCACGGATTTTCTCCAGCAGCGCTTTCAATGCCACGGTTTCTTTCGGGTTCATGCCGGCGGCGGGTTCGTCCAGTGCCAGCAGGGTAGGGTTGGTGCCCAGCGCGCGGGCAATTTCCAGCCGCCGCTGATCGCCATAAGACAAGTTGCGCGCGGTTTCATCGGCGTGTTTGTCAATGCCCACATAGCGCAACAATTCTTGCGCCCGTGCTTTGATCGACGCTTCTTCCGCTCGCGTTTTCGGGCCACGGAACACCGCGCCAAACACGCCGGATTTTGTCCGTACGTGTTGACCGACCATGACGTTTTCCAGCGCGGTCATATTGGCAAACAGCCGAATATTCTGGAAGGTACGCGCAATGCCGCTTTCCACCACCACATAGGGTTTCTGGCGGAACAGATCGATCCCGTTAAAAGTGAATTTGCCTTCATCCGGTTGATACAGGCCGGTGAGCACGTTGAACAGCGTGGTTTTGCCCGCGCCATTCGGCCCGATCAGCCCGTAAATTTCGCCCTTGTTGATGGTCAGGCCCACATCGTTCAGTGCATGCAAGCCGCCAAAGCGTTTGTGAATGCCTTCAATACTCAGCAGTGTTTCAGCCATGAGCGTGCTCCGCGTCCTGTAAATCGGACTTCTCTTGTTCAGCAATTTCGGCCGTCGGGTGCAGCTCGGCGCGACGGCGGCGTGATGGCCACAAGCCTTCCGGGCGGATCAGCATGATGATGATCATGGCCAAACCGAACAGCAGCATGCGCAGGTTTTCCGGGTCGACGATGCGGCGGCCAAACAAGCCTTCCTGCAGCGGGTTGATCACATCTCGCAGGATTTCCGGCACGATCGACACCAGAATCGCCCCCAGAATCACACCGGGGATATTGCCCATGCCGCCCAGCACCACCATGCACAACA
This genomic interval from Silvimonas soli contains the following:
- a CDS encoding ABC transporter ATP-binding protein; the protein is MTTPLLQVKDLKVAYGGIQAVKGIDLEINKGELVALIGANGAGKTTTLKTLVGMLKPAGGQIIYDGQPTLKLPSFAYVKHGLAMVPEGRGIFSRLTVEENLQMGAYTRNDKPEIATDLEKVYGLFPRLKERQKQLAGTLSGGEQQMVAMGRAIMSRPKLLLLDEPSMGLAPIIVQKIFEIIRMIAAEGVTMLLVEQNAKLALQTANRGYVMESGKITLADTAQNLLANESIQHAYLGE
- a CDS encoding ABC transporter ATP-binding protein, coding for MAETLLSIEGIHKRFGGLHALNDVGLTINKGEIYGLIGPNGAGKTTLFNVLTGLYQPDEGKFTFNGIDLFRQKPYVVVESGIARTFQNIRLFANMTALENVMVGQHVRTKSGVFGAVFRGPKTRAEEASIKARAQELLRYVGIDKHADETARNLSYGDQRRLEIARALGTNPTLLALDEPAAGMNPKETVALKALLEKIRGDGITVLLIEHDVKLMMGLCDRIAVLDYGKKIAEGVPAEVKSNPRVVEAYLGVAPE